A genome region from Phaenicophaeus curvirostris isolate KB17595 chromosome 10, BPBGC_Pcur_1.0, whole genome shotgun sequence includes the following:
- the LOC138724572 gene encoding thiamine transporter 2-like: protein MDCWKGAIGHSWIYPTLIICANGFFSTMRPSESFLTPYLTGPDKNLTTEEVTNQIFPVWTYSYLALLFPVFLITDYMRYKPILLLQGISFIVTYLLLLFAHGVLAMQLVEFFYGLATATEVAYYAYIYSVVSTDHYQRVTSYCRSITLVAATVAAVLGQLLVSLADVSYFHLNVITLTSVSLAFVCSFALPMPQKSMFFHRKDVSEPLPAPEKAVPPLGSSRPSSYQEDKGSVSADRASTLEQQADNAKPCNQVLRVLVQLSKDLRDCYSSRKLLYWSLWWALATAGFNQVLNYIQVLWDFRAPSHSSAVYNGAVEAIATFLGSATSMAVGYIQVNWDLPGELALGIFSAMDAGSLFLMHFTDNIWACYAGYLVFKACYMLLITIATFQIAVNLSMERYALMFGFNNFIALLIQTILTVVVVDSKGLGLDISTQFFIYGSYFTFIAGIFLIRSIYTITSTKCRNTNGTGESTDQLQWRQSMMASDSAGGCTS from the exons ATGGATTGCTGGAAAGGAGCCATAGGCCACAGCTGGATTTATCCCACACTGATCATCTGTGCAAATGGGTTTTTCTCCACAATGAGGCCATCAGAATCTTTTCTCACTCCTTATCTAACTGGACCAGACAAAAACCTAACAACTGAAGAG GTTACCAATCAGATTTTCCCTGTTTGGACATACTCCTACCTCGCACTCCTTTTCCCAGTCTTCCTGATTACAGACTACATGCGCTACAagcccatcctcctcctccagggcATCAGCTTCATCGTCACTTatctcctgctcctcttcgcaCATGGAGTGCTCGCCATGCAGCTGGTGGAATTCTTCTACGGCTTGGCAACAGCCACCGAGGTCGCCTATTACGCCTACATCTACAGCGTCGTCAGCACCGATCACTATCAGAGAGTGACGAGCTATTGCAGAAGTATCACTCTGGTTGCAGCCACCGTTGCGGCGGTGCTGGGACAGCTGCTGGTTTCCTTAGCAGACGTATCCTACTTTCACCTCAACGTCATCACGTTGACTTCCGTGTCCCTGGCATTTGTCTGCTCCTTTGCTCTCCCAATGCCCCAAAAGAGCATGTTCTTCCACAGAAAAGATGTCTCAGAACCTCTCCCAGCACCAGAGAAAGCTGTGCCTCCACTCGGCTCCAGCAGACCCTCGAGCTACCAAGAGGACAAGGGCTCTGTATCTGCTGACAGGGCATCGACACTTGAACAGCAGGCTGACAATGCCAAGCCCTGCAATCAAGTGCTCAGAGTACTGGTGCAGCTGAGCAAGGACCTGCGGGACTGCTACAGCTCGAGAAAACTTCTGTACTGGTCCCTGTGGTGGGCTTTGGCCACGGCAGGCTTTAACCAGGTTCTGAATTACATTCAGGTGCTGTGGGACTTCAGAGCCCcctctcacagctctgcagtCTACAATGGAGCTGTTGAAGCAATAGCAACTTTTTTAG GTTCAGCAACATCCATGGCAGTTGGATACATCCAAGTGAACTGGGATCTTCCTGGAGAACTGGCTTTGGGCATTTTCTCTGCAATGGATGCTGGTTCTCTGTTTCTCATGCACTTTACTGACAACATCTGGGCATGTTATGCAGGTTACCTTGTGTTTAAAGCATGCTATATGCTTCTTATAACAATAGCAAC GTTCCAGATTGCTGTCAATCTAAGCATGGAGCGTTACGCTTTGATGTTTGGCTTCAACAACTTTATTGCACTGTTGATTCAGACCATCTTAACTGTTGTTGTAGTAGATTCAAAAGGTCTGGGACTGGATATCAGCACCCAG TTTTTCATTTATGGCAGCTACTTCACATTCATAGCTGGAATTTTCCTGATCAGAAGCATATACACCATTACCTCCACCAAATGCAGAAATACCAATGGGACTGGCGAAAGCACTGATCAGTTACAATGGAGACAAAGCATGATGGCAAGTGACAGTGCAGGAGGCTGCACCAGCTGA